A DNA window from Verrucomicrobiia bacterium contains the following coding sequences:
- a CDS encoding WcaI family glycosyltransferase: MKPRSFIVWGINYAPELTGIAPYNTALCDHLRAQSHKVRMVTSFAYYPEWRKSAQDRGRWFRTDRMNNVEVHRCWHYVPPKPSALKRMLHEFSFVATSWFRIMMLPRPDVYIVVSPPLLLGFAAWIASLLKRRPFCFHVQDLQPDAAVALGMIRPGRLLRALYALEAIAYKRAALVSGIIPGMTRAFADKGVPEKKIILFPNGIHLPPIEETFGLGAFRRRFHIMPEECLAVYSGNLGVKHGVEILLDAARALQGKSVRIVVCGDGARREILEATARERGLANVLFLPLQGEREYHEMLADADVYLVTQQAGSGALFFPSKLLKGLAYSKAILAVADAQSELTRAAVDGQFARIVSPGDVDGLASALEFMAKNETERLRLGKAGRKYVEQFELKYLLRTFEARVCDFLNGEESGQPSEISLPSVSKSDAATLEQR, encoded by the coding sequence GTGAAGCCGCGCAGTTTCATCGTCTGGGGAATTAATTACGCTCCCGAACTCACCGGGATTGCGCCTTATAACACGGCGCTGTGCGACCACCTGCGCGCCCAATCTCACAAGGTGCGCATGGTAACTTCATTCGCCTACTACCCGGAGTGGCGCAAATCAGCGCAGGACCGCGGCCGCTGGTTTCGCACTGACCGCATGAATAATGTGGAGGTGCATCGCTGCTGGCATTACGTTCCGCCAAAACCGTCGGCCTTGAAACGCATGCTGCATGAGTTCAGTTTCGTCGCAACGTCATGGTTCAGGATCATGATGCTGCCGAGGCCGGACGTTTACATAGTAGTATCTCCGCCTTTGTTGCTGGGATTTGCCGCGTGGATTGCCAGCCTATTGAAACGCCGGCCGTTTTGTTTTCACGTGCAGGACCTTCAGCCCGACGCGGCGGTCGCTCTTGGCATGATCCGTCCGGGAAGGTTGTTGCGCGCGCTGTACGCGCTCGAAGCCATCGCCTACAAAAGAGCGGCGCTGGTTTCGGGCATTATTCCCGGCATGACCCGCGCATTTGCGGACAAGGGCGTGCCGGAAAAGAAAATCATTTTATTTCCCAATGGCATCCATCTGCCGCCGATTGAGGAGACGTTCGGACTCGGAGCTTTTCGCCGTCGTTTCCACATTATGCCCGAAGAATGTCTGGCGGTTTATTCCGGCAATCTCGGGGTGAAACATGGTGTGGAAATTTTGCTCGATGCGGCGCGTGCTTTGCAGGGCAAGTCCGTGCGCATCGTTGTATGCGGCGATGGTGCGCGGCGCGAGATTTTAGAGGCGACCGCCCGTGAGCGTGGCCTGGCCAATGTTCTGTTTTTGCCGTTGCAGGGCGAGCGCGAATATCACGAAATGCTGGCCGACGCCGACGTTTATCTTGTCACCCAGCAAGCGGGTTCGGGCGCGCTCTTTTTCCCAAGCAAACTGCTGAAAGGGCTCGCTTACTCCAAGGCCATCCTTGCCGTGGCCGACGCGCAAAGCGAACTGACTCGCGCGGCAGTTGACGGCCAATTCGCGCGGATCGTTTCTCCCGGCGATGTAGATGGACTGGCTTCCGCGTTGGAATTCATGGCGAAAAATGAAACCGAACGCCTGCGCCTGGGAAAAGCGGGAAGAAAATATGTCGAGCAATTTGAACTGAAATATTTGTTGCGGACATTCGAGGCGCGCGTTTGTGATTTTCTGAACGGTGAAGAGTCGGGACAGCCCTCGGAAATTTCATTGCCGTCCGTTTCAAAAAGCGATGCCGCAACTCTTGAGCAGCGTTAA